A region of Acidobacteriota bacterium DNA encodes the following proteins:
- a CDS encoding ester cyclase, producing MSEANKKIVLDYVEAFNRGDMNRLRELFSEDAEVQGVLGWGGMDVVVPIWQELHAAFNIQLQVDAIIGEGDTVAARYTERGTFNQAFRGNQPTGKAYEIVAMEWFILKDGRIHRRWGARDSASQARQVGLPLS from the coding sequence ATGTCCGAAGCCAATAAAAAAATTGTTCTCGATTATGTCGAAGCGTTCAATCGCGGCGATATGAACCGGCTTCGCGAGTTGTTTTCGGAAGACGCCGAAGTGCAGGGCGTGCTCGGTTGGGGCGGCATGGACGTTGTCGTACCGATTTGGCAAGAGTTGCACGCGGCATTCAATATTCAATTGCAGGTTGATGCAATAATTGGCGAAGGTGATACGGTTGCGGCGCGTTATACGGAACGCGGCACCTTCAATCAGGCGTTTCGTGGCAACCAGCCAACCGGAAAAGCTTATGAAATCGTCGCGATGGAATGGTTCATCTTGAAAGATGGACGCATTCACAGGCGCTGGGGCGCACGCGATTCGGCTTCGCAAGCCAGACAAGTAGGCTTGCCGCTCAGTTAA